Proteins encoded together in one Streptomyces sp. TLI_171 window:
- a CDS encoding lipase maturation factor family protein, translating into MAWFAAPEYRLARQSFLRLLALVYLCGFLAAARQFRALLGSRGMLPIPRYTARVPFRRAPSLFHWRYSDRLYAAHAWTGAALAAALLAGLADHLPLGAATALWAAAWALYLSIVNVGQTWYAFGWESLLLEAGAIAVFLGNAATAPPLPGLWLLRWLLFRVEFGAGLIKWRGDECWRKLTCLYHHHETQPMPGPLSWAFHHLPRPLHKAEAAANHLVQLVVPFGLFLPQPIASWAALLMIATQLWLIASGNFAWLNWLTVALAVGVLDTGTLRHVLPIAPDPAYPPQPVWYQALVAAFVLLVAVRSWRPVRNLLSRRQQMNRSYDPLHLVNTYGAFGSVNRVRYEIVLEGTRDVHGADGWQEYEFHGKPGELRRLPRQFAPYHLRLDWLMWFAAISPSYARPWFLPLLARLLVNDPDTLRLLRRNPFPDTPPALVRARLHRYRFTDGPELAATGAWWHRRPVRDYQRPVGLADLRHLVPGTPGARR; encoded by the coding sequence ATGGCATGGTTCGCCGCCCCCGAGTACCGGCTCGCCCGGCAGTCCTTCCTGCGCCTGCTCGCGCTCGTCTACCTGTGCGGATTCCTCGCCGCCGCCCGCCAGTTCCGCGCCCTGCTGGGCAGCCGCGGCATGCTCCCGATCCCGCGCTACACCGCCCGCGTCCCGTTCCGCCGCGCCCCCAGCCTGTTCCACTGGCGCTACAGCGACCGCCTCTACGCCGCCCACGCCTGGACCGGCGCCGCCCTCGCCGCCGCCCTGCTGGCCGGCCTCGCCGACCACCTGCCGCTCGGCGCCGCGACGGCGCTGTGGGCCGCGGCCTGGGCGCTCTACCTGTCCATCGTCAACGTCGGCCAGACCTGGTACGCCTTCGGCTGGGAGTCGCTGCTGCTGGAGGCCGGGGCGATCGCCGTGTTCCTCGGCAACGCCGCCACCGCCCCACCGCTGCCCGGCCTGTGGCTGCTGCGCTGGCTGCTGTTCCGGGTCGAATTCGGCGCCGGCCTGATCAAGTGGCGCGGCGACGAATGCTGGCGCAAGCTCACCTGCCTCTACCACCACCACGAGACCCAGCCGATGCCCGGACCGCTCAGCTGGGCGTTCCACCACCTGCCCCGGCCGCTGCACAAGGCCGAGGCGGCGGCCAACCACCTGGTCCAACTGGTCGTCCCGTTCGGCCTGTTCCTCCCGCAGCCGATCGCCTCCTGGGCCGCCCTGCTGATGATCGCCACCCAGCTCTGGCTGATCGCCTCCGGCAACTTCGCCTGGCTCAACTGGCTCACCGTCGCCCTCGCCGTCGGCGTCCTCGACACCGGCACCCTGCGGCACGTCCTGCCGATCGCCCCCGACCCGGCCTACCCGCCCCAACCCGTCTGGTACCAGGCCCTGGTGGCGGCCTTCGTGCTGCTGGTCGCGGTCCGCTCCTGGCGACCCGTGCGCAACCTGCTCTCCCGCCGCCAGCAGATGAACCGCTCCTACGACCCGCTGCACCTGGTCAACACCTACGGCGCGTTCGGCTCCGTCAACCGGGTCCGGTACGAGATCGTCCTCGAAGGCACCCGCGACGTTCACGGCGCGGACGGCTGGCAGGAGTACGAGTTCCACGGCAAACCCGGCGAACTCCGGCGACTGCCACGCCAGTTCGCGCCCTACCACCTTCGCCTCGACTGGCTGATGTGGTTCGCCGCGATCTCCCCGTCCTACGCCCGCCCCTGGTTCCTGCCCCTGCTCGCGCGCCTGCTCGTCAACGACCCCGACACGCTGCGGCTGCTGCGCCGCAACCCGTTCCCCGACACACCGCCCGCCCTGGTCCGCGCCCGACTGCACCGCTACCGGTTCACCGACGGCCCCGAACTGGCCGCCACCGGCGCGTGGTGGCACCGCCGTCCGGTGCGCGACTACCAGCGGCCGGTCGGCCTCGCCGACCTCCGCCACCTCGTCCCCGGAACCCCCGGAGCCCGCCGGTGA